The genomic region ATTCGCGACAGTTTTAGAACACGTTTTTTACTACATTCCATCAACATGTGGGCCAAAACCATCATAATATGAATCAAATAACTAGAAGGTTTACGCTTGTCCGAGCAAAATGTGCAAGATTTGCGAGGTTCTTTAAGAATGCACTGAACGGCGAGGAGGGTTTAATCCTGAGGGTGAAACGATTGCCAAGGCCTGTAGCGAGTACCAACACAACACTCAGTTTGCTAACGCTACGACTTGGAGAATTTTGAGAACCCGACTTGGAGAATTTTGAGAACAATGTGTTGTCGTTTTTATCTTAATTCCGTacctttatttttaatattttaaatttaAGTATGTTTAATCATATCTTTTTTAATATCTTAAATTTAAGTATGTTTAATCATATCTTTTATATTcaagtatgtttttttttattttaatatttatttaaatttataaataattGGGTAATAATTGGGGGACTCTATTCATTGCTCGGGTGTTATTGGAAGGAGACAATGGAGCCCCTGCACATATGATGCTGATGTGACGCAATAAAGCCACTAAAAACTGTATTCCATATCATCCGGCCTAAAGGTGCAAAGTTATGGAACATATAATTAGCAAATATGTAAATTATGGTTAAGTAGATCGATTTCAATTCATCAACCTAAATCCATCAATTCCACACAACTAATACCCTAACAAGCCCATTAATCCACGTGCATATTTACTCATAAACTCCTTTTTTCCATATTGAATTTTCAAATATTGACATGTTTAATGTACCTGTTTGATTTGTAACACAATTTGAAATACATATAACAAATTTAAAGAAACAAAAAAGTTGTATAATTTGAGAGGGCATCGAAATATAGTTTAAAAAAGATGGTGTTTGTTATGGTGGGGCCGATCGGGCACGTGATGGAAGTAAATGCAGGTATAGAAAAGACAATATTCAGCGGCATTTATGATGTCGTGTACGTGTAAAGATGTCAGTGGTTGATATGACACTGGGCCCCACGACATAGAAAGGGCAATGATGCGTTAATGATAGATATCAGAGAAAAGCAATTGTCAGCAACGCCATTTAATTCCTTACCAATCCTGCTCTGctctctatttttttttttcaaaaattattattattgagtTTGTAGGCTCAAAATTGTTCatataaactttatttttttcGTAATATTAAAAGTCCTCGTATCATTCACCAACTATAGTATAACCAAGTAAATGTTATTGTGGTAGTTGGTGAATCCAAacttttcttttgtttgtttCGAAAATTTGATGAATTAAGATCACTTTTTGTATATTACACGTTAAAGTAAGTATTGACTATTGAGTATCAAATAACGCTAAAAGTTATCAGGGCTCACTTAAACCATGTGCCCAACACTTAGGTCCGATGCTAAGTCCGATCCTGCTTGTGGCTAAGAGTTGTTATTTAAATTTGGTTAATTAGAAAGGTCGAAGCTAATTTGAGTACTGAGAGAGAAGTTGTAGTCCATTGTTGTTTTGAACCAAAAGGTTCCATTGTATGCTATGTTAAAAAGGTAGTATACTAGTAAAGATTTAAGTGTGTGTAATATGTCTCTAAAACCGTCTTTAAGTTGTAGAATTATAGTATAATTATTTGGGCATATTTGTTTTGAAACAGGAAAAACATAGTTTTCTAACTAATAACTAGTCAATGTAAATAATTGTCTCGGATGGATTTTTTCAAAAGTTCTTTGTGTTCATGCAATGGCTAATTGTTGGATAACACGGAGTGGTGGGTTTGTAGCGTGATGGCCTTCACGTAAGGCACACTGGCCCGTAAACGACGTGGAGTTGGAGACAGGAGATTTTCCACTGGCATGGAAGACATTGTTGTGGCAACGTGGCACGACTTGGTTGGGTGTGGGTTATAGTCGTTGCCCCCAAgagttatttataaaaaaattatttacttttaaaaaaatttacttatgtaaggtttaggtttttttagttatgCATGTTTAGGTTTAACATTTAATTTTgattatgtaatgtttttataTTTCAAGTTATgtactatttttattttttaaatttatgtaatgttttttttaattatgcaatttattatttatcttatttgtttaattaatcTTAATGCTTTTTAAATTATATAGATTTGTTATAATTTTTaaatacaaaataataataataaaaaagtgTGTGTCACGTGTCGAATAACGCCTCTCTTTCACGTCCATCCCACTCCGCCTTTCTTGCACCACACTAATTTTTTGACATCTGCTGATGTGGCTGCCACATGTCGCACAACACCCACTCTTCATGTTTTCCCACTTAGACTATTTGGAATGGGATGGCATGAAGAATGGGCATTAAGCATCATGTGACAATCATGTCAGCACGAGgcgtgataaaaaaaaaaaaaaaaaaaaaaaaagcacgGGGTCAAGGGGTGGGAGGGCGTGATATTGGCgtttttattaaaagaaataataaaccAATTAAAATTAACCCAAACAAAACCAGCACACTCTTTGTGGTGTTAGGATGGAAGTGGTGGTAATCACATTCCATCACCCATCACACTATCATACCCGCTCACCATTTGATACCTTATTACATCATATTTCACTCATCACACTTGCAATGGTCCTCACATTCCATTActattttcttttaaataaaatataaaaaaaccaaCATTATTAAACTTTATAAAGGTAATTATAAAAACTaagtaaataaaagtaaaaaagtaTAGAGATTTTTATAATTTTGCAAATTTTTCGAAATGAATGAAAAAGGTATTTTTTTAAACTTGAGGGACTTATGCATTAAATTAAAAGTTTGAGGCATTAATCTTTTAAAACTATAAGGACCATTGTGTAATttttttaacgaccaacaaacgcacttttatatatatactactgGATTAACAGCTATTAACCCAGGCCACCAAATATTACAAACAACAAACAGAAAGTACACTGCAATTCTGCACTACCACTATCCATATTATACACCCATACAAATACTAAAGCTGCTCCATTGTTCCCAAGTTAGCGAGGCAACTCTTGCCCGGCTCCTGACCCATAAGTAGCTTATCGTCTTGACTTTCTCGACCACACACCACAGGCAAGGTTATTTCCGATTAAAAACAAGCCGTTTCGTTCTTGTTTGAACTGCCACCACCATTTGAAGAGCAAGGCAATATTGGTTTCCTGTAGCGCATGAATACCCACTCCACCCAAGTCCTTCGGAGCCATAATGTCGTCCCATGCCACCCAACCTCTACACACATATCATCTTCTTTAACCTCTACATGCATATCCACTTGCAAGTTTCACACATATCCACCTACAACCTCTACAAACATAACCTAATATACAAAATTAAAAGAGAGAGAGATCGACACTGGTTTTCCAAAAACCAGCCACCATCACAGCCACGATACTCATCACCCCCAATCTCCCCATCACGTGTGATACACCCTTTGTGGCGATGTATCACGCCATCACACACCATCACAGACCACCCAGTCCACCCTTATGAGAATAAATTCCTAGCCATGGCGTCGCTAATCAATGGATGAAATCCTTAGCCATGTTTTGACTAACTTCTAGGATATCTTGGGATCATTTCTCTACGAAATGTAACTTATGTAGATGATGGATTTGTGTTCTAAACTTGATAGATTACTTATTTCATTATACAAGGACCAACATTTTAATACGATAGACTTGCTTCTCTTTGAGGATATGGTCGAGGATAGGAGTTCATGAAGACTTAGGATTAAGGTTAAAGGAGgatggtttggttttgttttgttttgttttaggTTATTGCCTTATGAGCTTAGCTTTTCAGTTTAGCTAGGTGGCCTTTGCATGGAAAATTTTCAAAGGAGGAAATAAAGGAGGCAGTGTGGAATTGCGGGGGAGATAAAACACCGGGCCCAGACGGCTTTACTTTCAGATTTTTAAAGGACTTTTGGGATTTATTCGAAAAGGATTTTGGTCTTGCTCTCGAGTATTTCTATGTTCATGGCAAGCTGAATCGTGGATGTAACTCAAGTTTCATTTCACTCATTCCCAAAATTAATAACCCTCAATCAATTAACAACTTTAGGCCAATAAACTTGATTGGTTGCATCTCGAAAGTTGTGACCAAGATCCTAGCTAGCAGGCTCAAGAAAGTCACGGATTTTTTGGTCAGTGATGTGCAAACGGCCTATATAGAAGGACGAAGTATTCTTGAAGGTCCACTAATTATCAGTGAACTCATTTCCTGGGCAAAAAGTTGCAAACGGAAGATTATGTTATTCAAGGTGAACTTTGAGAAAGCGTTTGACTCGATAAGTTGGGAATTCATGAAATCGGTTCTAGCTCAAATGGGATTTCCGGCCCTTTGGAGGAAATGGGTTATGGGACTATTAAAGACGGCTAGAACTTCGATTTTAGTTAATGGGTCACCGACTGCAGAATTTGAAATCCAAAGGGGGGTGAGACAAGGTGATCCATTATCTCCTCTCTTATTTATCTTGGCGATGGAAGCATTACACATAGCTACGGAAAGTGCAGTCAACTGTGACATATTCAAAGGCATTACAACACCAGGTTCGGGTCCTACAATCTCACATCTTCTATATGCAGACGATGCTCTATTTGTAGGTGAATGGTCTGAAGACAATTTCCATAACCTTGCTAGACTTCTAAGGTGTTTCCATTTATCCTCGGGTctaaaagtgaatttttcaaaaaGTAAAGTGTTCGGTGTGGGGGTGGGAAACGGAGATATCTCGGAGATGGCTACGATACTTGGGTGTTAAAAAGGCTCGTTACCATTCACCTATTTAGGTTTACCGGTGGGATATAACATGGGATTGGTAAAAAATTAGAAACATGTCATTGATCGTTTTGAAAGCAAACTCTCATTATGGAAGGCACGGACGCTATCATTTGGCGATAGAATGACACTTGTGAAAGCGGTTCTATGTAATCTTCCAACTTACTATTTCTCTTTATTTAGTGCTCCGGAACATGTTATTAAATATTTAGAGAAAGTAAGGCGTAAATTCTTGTGGGGAGGTTGCTTGGACAAGAAAAAGATGAGTTGGGTACCATGGTTTAAAGTAATGGCACCTAACAACAGGGTGGATTGGGTATTGGCAGCTTGGCTTCAATGAATAAAGCTATGATGGTAAAGTGGATAGTGAAATTTAGGAATGAAACGACACATTTATGGACGAGGGTAATAATGGCAATTCATGGTAGGAATCGCACTTACCCGACTATTCCGTTGATGAATTCGATAAGTGGGGTTTAGAAGGACATTGTACAGTTAGGAAAGGGTGCAAATTTTAAGTTGTCCGATGTAGAAAACAGGCTGGAGGTACAAATGGGTTGCGGGAACAAAATCTTTTTCTGGTTAGATAAATGGGCAGGAGATTATTCACTAAAAGAACAATTTCCTAGTCTCTTTGCATTACAATCAGACAAACGTTGTTTGGTTCAGCATCGTTATATACTATCGGACGGGCATATTCACTGGACTTGGGGTGGCGAGTCCCCGATTACCCTATCGGAGACAGCTAGAATGTGGGAGGACTGTGTTAATCGGTTAGAAAATGTTCAACTAAACAAGAAATCTGATCAATGGCTTTGGAAACAAGATGAAAACCGAGAAGAATTCAGGGTGGGCAATCTACGATCAGAATTAGATGGGATAAGCATGCTTCCAGAAACACATGTTCTCAGATGGCTTAGCCGGATACCGAAGAAAATAAATTGCTTCCTATGGAGAGCGGTACTGGATCGAATTCCGACTAGAGATGCTTTGGTAATAAGGAACACACATATTCCTTCGGTTCTATGTGTGTTATGTAACACACGTAATGAATCGATGGACCACTTGTTGATTTCCTGTCAATATGCTCAACTGGTTTGGACAACGATCTCGTTATGGGTCAAAATACCCCTTCCGAGATACTTACTAAGTGTGGTGGGATTACTCGAATACATTGAAGCAC from Helianthus annuus cultivar XRQ/B chromosome 10, HanXRQr2.0-SUNRISE, whole genome shotgun sequence harbors:
- the LOC118482679 gene encoding secreted RxLR effector protein 78-like, producing the protein MLFKVNFEKAFDSISWEFMKSVLAQMGFPALWRKWVMGLLKTARTSILVNGSPTAEFEIQRGVRQGDPLSPLLFILAMEALHIATESAVNCDIFKGITTPGSGPTISHLLYADDALFVGEWSEDNFHNLARLLRCFHLSSGLKVNFSKSKVFGVGVGNGDISEMATILGC
- the LOC110881344 gene encoding uncharacterized protein LOC110881344, with translation MGCGNKIFFWLDKWAGDYSLKEQFPSLFALQSDKRCLVQHRYILSDGHIHWTWGGESPITLSETARMWEDCVNRLENVQLNKKSDQWLWKQDENREEFRVGNLRSELDGISMLPETHVLRWLSRIPKKINCFLWRAVLDRIPTRDALVIRNTHIPSVLCVLCNTRNESMDHLLISCQYAQLVWTTISLWVKIPLPRYLLSVVGLLEYIEAHSSSQDKKKVVYLIIAATCWTLWRIRNNVIFNCKTTHVSRAVGDIKVLSFLWVKARAGKTDLDWKECGEFSCFK